GTCTGCGAATTGATGCGATTGATCACGTCAAGTAACTGCGTCTTGGCATTGACGAGATCGTCGTGTTGCGTCGTGAGAAATGTGTGACGCTGCTCGGTTTCTTCGTACTCCTCGATCGCCACCAGATTCACAGGCCCCATTTCATCAATGCGCTTTTGCAGCGCCGCGACTTGTTCAGTCACCGCGTTCCAATCCGTCGCCCCGCCACTCGCCGCCATCTCCTCGGGCGTCAGGGTCTGTACTTTCGCCGGACCTTCGTCGGCATACGTGATCGTGATGCACTCGCTCCGAATGTCATCGAGATTAAGGTGATATTTTTGCTGAATGCGTTCGCGGAGGTTTTGGACACTCATCGTTTTTTGCGCCAATTCGATTTCGATCGTGCCGCGTTGCTGCTGGCATTCGGTGAGCCGGCGACGTTGTTCGCGCAAGGCATCCTCACGCGCCGAAATATCCACTTCTTGCATCTCTTTTTCGCCAAGCAACGCCGCCGCCTGCGTGTTCACCTGCTCGCGTTCGTGCTGCAACGATTCGATCTGGCGATGTGAATCCTGGATTTCCGATTCCGCCTGGGTTTTGCGATTGAGAAATCCCGAGACTTCCGAACGCCGTTGCGTGACAAGCTGCGCCAATTCGCGTAAACGCTGTTCGAGCGTTTGTTGCTGGTGGCGGAACGATGCGCAAATCTGCTCTTCCGAAGCCACGGCAACTTTCGTTTCGGTCAGCGTCGTGGTCGCGGCGTCGCGCTGCTGGCGCAAATTTTCGAGCGTCGCGGTAATGCCCGCCACCTCTTGCTGAAGACTCAACTCGCGCGCTTCAAGTCCTCCGGCTTGCTGGGCGAGCGTGGCGCGTTTGCGAGTACCCTCGTCCTCCTGCGACGCGAGACTCTGGATTTCGTAAACGACCGTGTCAATTTTTTGATGCAGCAACCGCTGGGAATTTTGCAGCGCATTGAACTCGCCCTGATGCGTCGCGATGGCGACTTCCTGCTGGCGCAATTCCGTCTGCGCCTGTTGCAAGCCCGCTTGCAACAAAGTTTGTTCGCTTAATAACACGCCCTTGTTGCGGCTCAGTTCGCTCACCTGCTCTTGCGCTTGCGCGAGTTGCGCCTGTAATTCGGTGATTTGATTTTTGCGGCCAAGAATCGAACCCGGCGCTTTTCCCGAGCCATTGCTCGACCCGCCGGTATAAACTCCATGGCGCGTAAGAATCTCGCCCGAGTGTGTGACGTAATCGAATTGGCCATTGCTCTCCTGCCATGCGGCCGTGGCCGTTTGCAGATCGGCAACCACCAAAGTGCGGCCGAGCAAACTCTCGAGTAGCGGTTGAACCGATGCCTCCGATTCCACGACGCTCAACGCCGTCGGATAGTTCGTGTTCGGAAGAGCAATATTTTCGCTCGTCCCTCGCAGCGACAACGCCGCGATGCTCGCGCGGCCTTTTTTATTCGCGCTCAGGTCGGAAAGAATGTGGCGGGCAGCTTCGGGTTGCTCCGTGATGACCAGTTGCAGGTGATGACCCAGCGCCGTTTCGATGGCGGTAATATATTGGTCGGGCACACGGATTTTGTCCGCCAATGAACCCAGCACATGTTCGGCATTTTTGAGCGCGGCGAGCGTACCCGCGCTGAAGCCTTCGTGCTCGGATTGTAATTGCTCAAGCACGTTGAGACGCGAGCGCTTTTCCGCCTGCCGCTGCAACTGGGCGTCCAACTGCTGTGTCAACTGCGCCAGTTCCGCTTGAATCTCGCGCAATCGCGCCTGACGTTCCTCAACCGTGCCACGCTGGGTTTGGACATTGAGCTTTTGCGTTTCGACATTCGCCGCGAATTGATGCAAGCGCACTTCCAACTGGCCGCGCTCCTCTTCAAGCTGGATTTTTTCGGCGGAAAGTTTTTCAAGCCGCACGACGTTCCCCTGCTTCTGCAAATCAAGCGCGTTGATCTCGTTGCGTGCGCGGGTCAGTTGTTGCGCGTGAGAAAAGGCTTCCGCCTGTGCCTTGCGCTGGTTCTCCTGCAACTGGCGCAATTCATTTTCAATAGCCTGAACCGCGTCGCGTTTAGCTTGCAATGCGGCGCGATTCTGTTCGAGCGCGGCGGTGGACGCGGTTAGGCGCTCGCTCAACGCAGCCAATTCCTGTTCCGCGGCGCTGTGGCGCTCCTCGGCCTGGGTGATGTCGCCGAGAGCCTTCGTGTTTTGCGATGCCAATTCGCGCAGGCGTTCCTCGTTGAATTGCACCCGGCTTTCCTGCCGCTCCACCTGCCCCTTGAGTTCAAGGCCGCGCTGCTGCATTTCGTTGATGCGATGTTCCAGCACGGATAATTGTTCGCGCAACGCAGCGATTTCATCTTCGCCTTGCAGCACGGCGGCGGAACTTTGCTCGATTTCGGTGCGCAACTTTTCGGCGGATGTCTGACGATCCGTGATCTCGGATTGAAAAACATCGAACTGATGCCGCGCAAGCTGCGTGTCGAGGTGTTGCAACTCAAGCATGAATTGTTTATAGCGCCGCGCCTTGCCCGCCTGGCGTTGCAACGAGCCGATCTGCCGCTTCACTTCGCGAATCAAGTCGGCGACGCGCAAAAGATTTTGCTCGGTGTATTCGAGTTTGCGCAGCGATTCTTTTTTTTGCGCCTTGAACTTCGTGATGCCCGCCGCTTCCTCAAAAATCATCCGGCGATCTTCAGGTTTGCTGGAAAGAATTTGCGTGATGTTCCCCTGCGCCATGATGCTGTAGCTCGTGCGCCCGACGCCCGTGCCCATGAAAAGCTGCTGCACGTCTTTGAGACGGCAAGGAGTCTTATTGATGAAATACTCGCTGCCACCGTCGCGAAAGACCCGGCGCGTGATCGTAACTTCGTTATAGGCCACTTCGACGCCCGCCGCGCTAAGATGTTCCTCGTCCACACCGCCGATGGTCAGCGAAACTTCGGCCATGCCGAGCGGTTTCCGCCCGTCGGTTCCGTTAAAAATCACGTCCGCCATTTCGCCACCGCGCAAGGCCTTGGCCGACTGTTCGCCCAGTACCCAGCGGATGGCGTCGGACACATTCGACTTGCCGCAACCGTTGGGCCCGACAATGGCCGTGACGCCCGGTTGGAAATTCAGGCTCGTTTTATTTGCGAACGATTTGAAGCCTAAAACCGTTAAATTCTTGAGATACATGATTTTCCATTTAATTGAGCAAATAAATGGCAGAAGTAAAGTAAAAACCACCATATACAGGGGGATAGTTATTCACAGGGCACAACTAATGGTGAGATACTAAAATCGCGGTTTTTGGCAAAAATAGCCGTTTTTGAGTAAATTCTGGTTCAAATGCTTTGACCGCCGTGACCGCATGCGCCAGCCTTCTTTCCGTGCGGACCGCGGATCTACGATCCGCAGCAACCCAAGAAGAGATTGCCGTTCTCGGATCATCCAAACGCACCCCTCTTGATCACGTTGGCCGCCGCGCTTCGTTTGCTCAGCCACTCCAATATTCCACCCGCATATATATATTATATCCGATTATTCCGCCCATACCCGTTTTTGTATTAAACAAAAAAGGTTTATTACTTGAAACTATCATTAACAGTGTAGTTAATGAGTAACTCATGGTTTGTAACATCCGCGCCTTCACTCTAGTCATCATCGCTGCACTTTATGTGAGCTTCAGCGCTCGCGCGGGGAATTACGTTCCGGTGGTGATGGATCCGCCGGCGGTGGAACGGGAATTTCGCGGCGCGTGGGTGGCGACGGTGGGAAATATTGACTGGCCTTCCAAACCGGGCCTGACGGTCAAGCAGCAACAGGACGAATTCCTCGCCATCCTTGATCGCGCGGTCAAATTGCATTTGAACGCCATCGTCTTTCAAGTCCGCCCGGCGTGCGATGCCATGTATTCCTCCAAACTCGAACCGTGGTCAGGTTATCTCAGCGGCACGATGGGCGCGGCGCCGCAACCATTTTATGATCCGCTGGAGTTTGCCGTCACCGAAGCGCATCGCCGCGGGTTGGAACTGCATGCCTGGTTTAATCCGTTTCGCGCCGCGCTGCTCCCGGCGAAAATGCCGATGTCTTCGAATCACATCAGCCACACCCATCCCGATTGGGTGCGCAAATACGGAACGATGCTTTGGCTCGACCCCGGCGAGAAGAAAGTGCAGGACTATTCGTTGCGCGTGGTGATGGATGTCGTGCGGCGCTATGACATAGATGGCGTCCATTTCGACGATTATTTTTATCCCTACAAGGAACAGGACGCCCAGCATCGCGACCTGGAATTTCCCGACGAGGCAAGTTGGAAAAAATACGGTGCGGGCGGCAAACTCAGCCACGAAGATTGGCGTCGCGAAAATGTGAATACCTTCGTACGCCACGTCTATGAGTCTATTAAGGAGACGAAGCCTTGGGTGAAATTTGGCATCGCGCCTTTCGGCATTTGGCAACCCGGTTATCCCGCTCAAATCAAGGGTTTCAACGCCTACAATGTCCTTTACGGCGATTCGCGTAAGTGGTTGACGAATGGCTGGGTGGATTATCTCGCGCCGCAGCTTTACTGGGCTATCGCGCCGCCGGATCAAAGTTTTCCCGTGCTCTTAAAATGGTGGGAGGAACAAAATCCGAAGCATCGCAACATCTGGCCCGGCCTTGATTCGGAACGCGTGGGGGGAAAATGGGCCGCGTTTGAAATCATCAATCAAATTAAGACTACCCGCGAGTTGAGTGGCAGTTCGGCGGGCTCCATTCATTGGGCCGATCACACTCTAATGTCGAATCGTGGCAACTTGGCAACTGAATTGGAAAATGGCCCTTACTCCGCACCTGCGCTTATTCCTTCCTCGCCGTGGCTGGAAAAAAAAGCTCCCGGAAAACCCAAGCTGATGGTGGACGGGCACGATCAGGTCAACTGGCAGCCGGCGGCGTTCGATAAAATTTCCGCCTGGGTGGTTCAGACGAAAGCCAACGGAAGCTGGCGCACGGCCATTCTTCCCGGCGACGCGCGGCATCAGCCTCTCACAGACTCACCTGAAATCGTGGCGGTGACGGCCATTGATCGTTGCGGAGTGGCAAGTCCGGCGATGGTCGTCAAGCGGTCAGACGCGAAATAAATTTATTCTGATTGAAGAGCGGAGCGTTGCAGAGTTATTCCGCAACCCTCCGTTGATTTTTAGTTTTGAAGTGTGATCACATGCTTGCGGGCTTCACCAAAATCATCCATGAAACGCCGAATTTATCCGTGACCATTCCGAAGCGCTCGGAGAAGAAAGTCCTGGCGGGCGGCATCACAACCTGTCCCCCCGTGGCCAAACCGTTGCAAAGCCGTTCCACTTCGGCTTCGCTATGCACAGTGATGGACAACGCGAATCCCGAGAAAGTTTCCTTGCCCTGGCAACGTCCGTCTGAAACCTGAATCAGCGTCTCACCAATGCGGATTCGCGCGTGCATTATTTTGTCGGGAGAAGTTGGCGTGCACATGGATTTGTCGGGAGAATCCTTGAAGCGAAACATCATCGCCACCTCCGCGCCGATCGCCTTTTGATAAAACTCGATGGCCTCCTCGCAACGGCCGTCGAAATTCAAGTGAGGTTGAACTAAATAATTATTTTCTGTGCTCATATTTTTTTGATTTATCGGAACATGTCTTCGACACCGCGCCGGAGCGAATGCGTCCGTTTTCTATACGACGAACGGAAAATCCCTTTCGAGACAAAAAAAAGATTTTGGAAGGGCTGTAAGCCGATTTTTGTCTTCACCCTTGCGGATGGAGAGAATCATTTGTCTCAGCAGCCAATACCCGAAACCTGTTCCGCGAACGGAACCCGGAGCGGGCAACTCCTCGGTTTCCTATTTGGCCTTGCACCCGATGGGGTTTTCCGTGCCTCCGCGATTGCTCTTGGAGCGGTGGGCTCTTACCCCGCCGTTTCACCCTTGCCGCCGACCGAAGCCGGCGGCGGTTTCATTTTCTGTGGCACTTTCCGTCGAAAGTTTTTAACCTTTCTCCCGCGTGTATCCCCTGCTCAAGCAAAGGTTACGCGGCATCGCGCCCTGCGGAGTTCGGACTTTCCTCCCCCGGCTTGCGCACGGGAGCGATTCTCCGCCCTTCCAAAATCACCGCCATTCTACGCCGTGAATTTGTCCGAATCAAGCAGCGTAAACAAAAGTCCTTAGAGGGCTTAAAAAAAAATCACCCGGGTAAATCGGTTTTACGCGACTCACCCGGATGGCGGTTTAGTTGATGTTACAGTTACCTTGCTGAAAATCTGTGGGGTGGTTCGATACGTGGTGGCCAGGGCGATAATAGCTGGTGATTGACATCATGTTCCCGGTTGAATTTATCGTGGCCAAGTTCTCCGTGATGAAGGCCGTCGTGAAAACGATTGCGGCCTTCGTCAATAGTGGGAATCGCTATAGCGCCGCCTCCATCCGTCCAGCCGTAGCCTTGGTCATTGCCGCCGGATTCGCCTCCAGTCTGGACGCGCGCGAGATTTGCTTCGGCTTCGTCAAGTTGCGCCAGAGCAGCCAGCCTTTGAATTTCCATTTGCGCGTCGCGAGCGTCGCGCTCGTCACGGGATTGCATCTCAGCTTTCGCGGCTTGTTCCATCCGCGCATTTTCCAATCGCCAATCCTCACTGGCCTTTGCCGCGCCATTTTCATATTCGCGGGCTTTTTGCGGGTCATAGCCCGCGGCCTTTTGTTGATCGACGGAAAGCCGGGAAAATTTGATTTTAGCCACGCCGATTCCGTTTCTTATCGGTTCGTAATTAACCAAATAACCGTCTGGTTCCACGCGAATGAGCGACACGCCGTTATAAGTGACACCATCGGTAGTAATAATCGTGGCAGGGATTTCAGCGCCGGCGGAAATGACAAAAGTCATAAGGGCCGCACCCGTGAAAAGAATTTTTGGAGTTTTCATAATCTTCCGAGCAATAGCAGCACGAGCAGAATCACTACCACGAGTCCGAGTCCGCCGCTGGGATAGTATCCCCACCCGCTGCTATACGGCCACGCGGGCAGCGCGGCGATGATGAGGATAATCAATAGAACCAATACCAGTCGTGAAGGATTCATAATTTTTGATTGCCTTCGGCCAATTTTGGGCCGTTACCAACGAAAAGCTAAAGGTGTACCAGTTCCCTATCCCTCCATTTTCGCCTGAATTAAGTGACGGTAAAAATACGAACGGGGCAAATTGCATTATTCCTCTTTTGTAAAATGCAAATTGCGGCCCCGTTTTTTTCAACGTGATTCACTGGCTGCGCGGACTCGCGTCAGAGTTGGTCGTTTTCTCCGGCTTCAGCGCGCCCTCGACAATGGTGGAAGCCAGAACCATTTCATTTTTGTCTGGCAACATTTCCAATCGCGCCAGCGGTTCAAAGTCACGCCGGACGACCAGCGCGGCATATTTGGAACCAGTATGGGTCCAACTAAACCAGGTTTTGTCGGGCTGAATCGGCAGAAAAAAACCCGGGGTCGGCTGGATGTACCAATAGCTGAAGGCGCGAGCATAAATGATGACAACGCAATCGGCGGGCACCGGACCGCTGACGCGTCCGGCGATGTCCGCGTGGGTATCGGGACCGCCGGGCTCGAATGGCGGAATCGTCGTGATCTCAATCTGGACGTTAGCCGCCTGCCGCCCATTGCGCGAACTGTCGCCATCGAATTTCACTCTAATTTCCGACTGCGCGACCCGCTGATTGCCACGCCATGCTTCCACTGAAACTTTGTCCTGCCGCACCCCTTCGGCAAATCTAAAGGTAGTGGAAGGCCGGTCGGATTCCTGTGGCTCACACTCGCCGGAAACCGCGAACCATTTATAGTGAAGTCCCGCCGTGGGTCCCGCGACCTGGGCTTGAATTTCAAGAAGATTCGCCGGCTCTTGCGGCGCTGCGCGTTCCGACAATTGGACATTGACATCGTTGCGTTCGCCACAGCCCGCAAAGCCGATCGCGAATGCAATCAATAGGATGTTTATCATGACGCACCATTCTCGCGGGACAAATGCAGCACGGCGCTTGAGACGGATTTTGTAAAAAATTTTATTCATGCCCAAGACGATTCAAATAGGTGAGCGAATAACAACCTACGCGTTCACCGAAATCGAATTCGCGCGTGAGAAAATGGTTTCGACGCTCCACCCACACTGTGCCGTTCTCGCTGTCGAGCGATACCGGAGTGGCTAGCGGAGCGAGACGCATTTCCGCGCGCGGCAAGGCATTTGGACCGCGGCGCGGAAGCAAATTCGCCCGGCGATTGGACCAAAAATGCGACTCCAGGACTACGCGGAAATCTTCAGGATGCCGGGTGTCAAGGGTCACCCAAAGGTAGGAAGGTGATGGAGAGGACGGCATAACGGCCAGCGGTGCGCGCGGAGGGAACAGAACGGCCCGCAGGCCGCCATTGCCGAAAAGGATCACGCAACTTACCGCGAGCGCGAGCGCGTTGACCGCCATTTGCCGCGCGCTCGAAAGATTGCCGATCCGCATCAACGCGCCTGCCACATGCCGGCAACGATGAATCGCCAATCCCTGGCTCTCCGCCGCAAAACCGAGTTGTTGCAAACCATCCGCCGCAGTAACCGGCGTGCGCTCGAAAACCGCCGAAGCCAGCGTGCCGCTCAAGTCTTTCATTTTGCCGCGGCCCGCGCCGCTTTGTCGTGGCATCAGCAGATGGGTGATTGAATCATGCTGAACACACGCGCGCAACTTCGGCTCAATCACGACCGGACGGAGGTGCGCTTCGGCAGTGACCACTCCCGTCGCGGCCCAGCCGTTCGTCTCGGAATTTAATTTTGTGTAGATATTGCGCCATAGCCATGAACGATGTTCTTTTCCACGTTTGGCGCGGAACAACGAAAGCATCGTGCTCAAACAAAAAACGACGCCCGCCGAGCCACCTTTTAGCGTCAGGCCGCCATTCATTCGCAGCCGCACCTGGCTTCGATTCAACAGAGCATTCCACTCGCGTCCATCGCGCCACGCCGCGAGACACTGGGTCATTGAAACTTTCGCCGCGATCGCAATCAAACCGACCCAAAGCGTGACGAGTGCCGCTACTACATAAAACAACTGCCTTCCCGGATCGGGTCCGATCAACAAATATAAAATAATTCCAGCCACCCCGAACCATCCGGCCATTAGCGCGACTCTCACCACTTTTGAATACGGACGCCGCCCGCTCGCGATCCACAAGGCGAGAAATACCAGCAGCCCTTTGCCGTTCAAAAGGCTCATCGCAGCGCGGCGTGGTATTTCCAATTCCACACCGTCCACTTGAAAACCTTCGCTCACGATTTGCGGAGCGGTGGCATCGGCCGGCAGCGCGATCGCTTCGACCCGACGGACGTCCTCCGCTTCGCCCAGGCTTTTTTCGGTGAGGATAATCGCCGACAGTCCGCCTACGCCGAAGCTCGCACGATATTTTTCAAAGGCGGCCCATTCGTTGAACGGCGCGACCCCGGCAAGTTCACTCAGGATGAAATGCCGCGCCAAACCGTTTTTGCGCAAATTGGCTTCGCGCGCCCAGCGGTTCAGCAGCCACGCGATGAATTGCCGCTGCGAATGGCGCGTGCGGCCCGCTTGCTGAACTGCGGCGCGTTCACCAACCGAGGCTTCGTGGCAATACCATTCGTCCCAATGGCTGCCAATCCCGTGAAGCGGGCTGCGCAAAAGCGAGCCGTCACGGAAACTTTCCGTACTCCAGTGCCAGAATGTCCAGAACCAGACGAAGCGCATTCAGGATCACGTATTAACTGCAATGGACTAGGGACTCGCGCGCAGAATGAATCGAAACGGCATGCGGTCGGTGACTTTCAGCGCATCCCATCCCACGACGACTTCCGCGGGCAATTCGGCATCCATGCGATATTCGCAATCCACCGCGACCGTCGCAGGCGCTGACAAAACCGGACGCGAAGTTCTATCCGCCACCAAGGTGACTTCAAAGTTTTCAACCTTCGCCCCATCGGCAGGCGCGCTCAACTCAAAACGCAAACGCAACCGTCCGTCGCGCACGACCAGATAAACTACGCGCGCAAAATCTTCGGTCTCCTGTCCGTCGCTTACGATTAACGCGGGAACTGGATGTCCCCCGCGGGCCTGTCGGAGTTCCGTCATGGCATGCGCATAGGCGACCCGCATCTTGCCGAGGCGCTCGGCGCAGGCCTGAAATTTTTCTGGCCAGGTTTCCCACCAGGGCCGCGCCAATTCGAGCAGGCGTTTTCCCCGCGGTGCCGGCGGAGCTTCCGCCTCAGCCTGCGCGAGCCGCAACTGTAAAAGTTCTTCCATGGAAATATTTTTTTTCATGTTGCAACCGTTTCGGGATCGACCGGGCGCGAGTCCTCAAGATGAATTTTCATTTGCCGGACGCCTTCGCGCACCCAGGCGCTGATGGTTTGCTCGGTGCGACCGTAGCGCAAGCCGATCTCCGCGCACGACTCGCCCGCGATGTAACGCGCCACAAGGATTTCGTGCAGCAATGTGTCCAGCCGGCCCAACGCCTCATCAATATCCAGCTTGAGCAGCGTGCTTTCGACGTGGCGAATCGTTTTCAAGTCCGGCAGAAAGTCCGCAAGCCGGCCATTTTCTCCGGTGTCGCTGGCGATCTCGGCTTCGAGCGAAGCCAGTCGGCCTTCGGCCATCGGCCCGGCGCGGCGGGCCGAGCGGCAATTATCACGCCACAGGTTCGTCGCTATGGTCAGAAGATAGGCGGGGAAATTACCGTCGGGCTTAAGCGAACGGCGCGCGCGCAAGACGCGGCACCACGCTTCCTGTGCCAGATCGCTGGCTTTTTGGGAATTCAAGGTCATCACCTGGCAGCGCGCAAAAAGCTTTTTCCAGTAACGATCCACTAATACATCAAGCGCGGGACCGTCGGGCGGTTCGCAGCGAATGGCGGCGATCAACCAGGCGTCCGGCCACAAATTGGCATCCTGCAAACGGGCCCAACTCTCGCCCTGAAACTTCTGCTCGTTCAGCGCTGTCGCATCGGCCATCAAACGGCGAGCTTCGGCGGCATCCCCAGCCGCGAGCAATGACTCGATGGTCATGCGCAACGTCTCAGGCACTCGGTCAATGGGTTTGATGACGGCGTCAATCATTCGTTTGAGTGGAACTCATAGGTATGATTACGCCGTGGCACTCTAAAATGAAAGCAGTTTGAATCCGAAATCTGCGGATCAATTCAAACGACGACGACGAAGCCTAGTGCGTATGCGCCACGGAATTCGCGTGCCGCCAGGCATGAAGGATATGCTCGATGATGGCATCCACGCCGGGACCGTGCTTGACCTGCGCAAACACCACCGGGCCATCGCCGCGCATGCGCCGGGCGTCACGGGCCATTACCTCAAGGTCGGCGCCGACCGCCGGGGCGAGGTCGGTTTTATTGATCACCAGCAAGTCCGCCTGCGTGATTCCAGGGCCGCCTTTGCGGGGAATTTTATCGCCGCCCGCAACATCAATCACGTACACCGTGAAGTCAGCCAGTTCGCGGCTGAAATGCGCGGCCAGATTATCGCCGCCGGATTCCAGCAGCATTAATTCCGGTTTGAAATGGCGTTGCAGTTCTTCCAGCGCGAGCAGATTGGCCGAGATGTCCTCGCGAATCGCGGCGTGCGGACAACCGCCCGTCTCGACGGCGCGAATACGCTCGGCTTCCAACGCCTGATGCCGCACCAAAAATTCGCCGTCTTCTTTCGTAAAAATATCATTCGTCACGGCGGCGATATTCATTCGCTCGCGCAATTCCCGGCACAGCGCCAGCATCAACGCCGTCTTGCCACTGCCCACCGGGCCGCCAACGCCGACAGTGAAAGCGCGTTGAGCGAAATCTCGCGTCAAAGGTTGTTCGCGTTCACCGAAGCGTCCCGGATGTTCCAGGTGTTCGTGA
The Verrucomicrobiia bacterium genome window above contains:
- the smc gene encoding chromosome segregation protein SMC, whose product is MYLKNLTVLGFKSFANKTSLNFQPGVTAIVGPNGCGKSNVSDAIRWVLGEQSAKALRGGEMADVIFNGTDGRKPLGMAEVSLTIGGVDEEHLSAAGVEVAYNEVTITRRVFRDGGSEYFINKTPCRLKDVQQLFMGTGVGRTSYSIMAQGNITQILSSKPEDRRMIFEEAAGITKFKAQKKESLRKLEYTEQNLLRVADLIREVKRQIGSLQRQAGKARRYKQFMLELQHLDTQLARHQFDVFQSEITDRQTSAEKLRTEIEQSSAAVLQGEDEIAALREQLSVLEHRINEMQQRGLELKGQVERQESRVQFNEERLRELASQNTKALGDITQAEERHSAAEQELAALSERLTASTAALEQNRAALQAKRDAVQAIENELRQLQENQRKAQAEAFSHAQQLTRARNEINALDLQKQGNVVRLEKLSAEKIQLEEERGQLEVRLHQFAANVETQKLNVQTQRGTVEERQARLREIQAELAQLTQQLDAQLQRQAEKRSRLNVLEQLQSEHEGFSAGTLAALKNAEHVLGSLADKIRVPDQYITAIETALGHHLQLVITEQPEAARHILSDLSANKKGRASIAALSLRGTSENIALPNTNYPTALSVVESEASVQPLLESLLGRTLVVADLQTATAAWQESNGQFDYVTHSGEILTRHGVYTGGSSNGSGKAPGSILGRKNQITELQAQLAQAQEQVSELSRNKGVLLSEQTLLQAGLQQAQTELRQQEVAIATHQGEFNALQNSQRLLHQKIDTVVYEIQSLASQEDEGTRKRATLAQQAGGLEARELSLQQEVAGITATLENLRQQRDAATTTLTETKVAVASEEQICASFRHQQQTLEQRLRELAQLVTQRRSEVSGFLNRKTQAESEIQDSHRQIESLQHEREQVNTQAAALLGEKEMQEVDISAREDALREQRRRLTECQQQRGTIEIELAQKTMSVQNLRERIQQKYHLNLDDIRSECITITYADEGPAKVQTLTPEEMAASGGATDWNAVTEQVAALQKRIDEMGPVNLVAIEEYEETEQRHTFLTTQHDDLVNAKTQLLDVINRINSQTRQMFTETFEKIRDNFRAMFTEVFGGGKADLILVGEGDALESGIDIVARPPGKQLQTISLLSGGEQTMTAVALLFSIYQVKPSPFCVLDELDAPLDESNINRFVRVLQRFLSHSQFIIITHNKRTIGMADVLYGVTMEEHGISKIVSVKFHKADEPTLDLKSTPLVPPVAGTQVESAEDAPHKREETMDIAMAK
- a CDS encoding family 10 glycosylhydrolase, which translates into the protein MVCNIRAFTLVIIAALYVSFSARAGNYVPVVMDPPAVEREFRGAWVATVGNIDWPSKPGLTVKQQQDEFLAILDRAVKLHLNAIVFQVRPACDAMYSSKLEPWSGYLSGTMGAAPQPFYDPLEFAVTEAHRRGLELHAWFNPFRAALLPAKMPMSSNHISHTHPDWVRKYGTMLWLDPGEKKVQDYSLRVVMDVVRRYDIDGVHFDDYFYPYKEQDAQHRDLEFPDEASWKKYGAGGKLSHEDWRRENVNTFVRHVYESIKETKPWVKFGIAPFGIWQPGYPAQIKGFNAYNVLYGDSRKWLTNGWVDYLAPQLYWAIAPPDQSFPVLLKWWEEQNPKHRNIWPGLDSERVGGKWAAFEIINQIKTTRELSGSSAGSIHWADHTLMSNRGNLATELENGPYSAPALIPSSPWLEKKAPGKPKLMVDGHDQVNWQPAAFDKISAWVVQTKANGSWRTAILPGDARHQPLTDSPEIVAVTAIDRCGVASPAMVVKRSDAK
- a CDS encoding VOC family protein, which translates into the protein MSTENNYLVQPHLNFDGRCEEAIEFYQKAIGAEVAMMFRFKDSPDKSMCTPTSPDKIMHARIRIGETLIQVSDGRCQGKETFSGFALSITVHSEAEVERLCNGLATGGQVVMPPARTFFSERFGMVTDKFGVSWMILVKPASM
- a CDS encoding DUF3309 family protein — encoded protein: MNPSRLVLVLLIILIIAALPAWPYSSGWGYYPSGGLGLVVVILLVLLLLGRL
- a CDS encoding sigma-70 family RNA polymerase sigma factor is translated as MIDAVIKPIDRVPETLRMTIESLLAAGDAAEARRLMADATALNEQKFQGESWARLQDANLWPDAWLIAAIRCEPPDGPALDVLVDRYWKKLFARCQVMTLNSQKASDLAQEAWCRVLRARRSLKPDGNFPAYLLTIATNLWRDNCRSARRAGPMAEGRLASLEAEIASDTGENGRLADFLPDLKTIRHVESTLLKLDIDEALGRLDTLLHEILVARYIAGESCAEIGLRYGRTEQTISAWVREGVRQMKIHLEDSRPVDPETVAT
- the ureG gene encoding urease accessory protein UreG, translating into MSAGHHHHGPDGHTHEHLEHPGRFGEREQPLTRDFAQRAFTVGVGGPVGSGKTALMLALCRELRERMNIAAVTNDIFTKEDGEFLVRHQALEAERIRAVETGGCPHAAIREDISANLLALEELQRHFKPELMLLESGGDNLAAHFSRELADFTVYVIDVAGGDKIPRKGGPGITQADLLVINKTDLAPAVGADLEVMARDARRMRGDGPVVFAQVKHGPGVDAIIEHILHAWRHANSVAHTH